Proteins co-encoded in one Peptococcaceae bacterium 1198_IL3148 genomic window:
- a CDS encoding S-layer homology domain-containing protein, which produces MIKNRLLTLALVLTLVLNIFIALPAEAETLDDALQSLVNYYQQNKPQPDYWEEVVGLKQAEQAGKVGNFDFTSWSVAINKNTDAVEYASAILALVAIDADPEAYVDQIGTEINLVQCLIDKQQANGSFGGSVNNTIFAITALDQVNTDNYEYDKVKAINYLIGQQKADGGFALSGNVGDSDVTGMALVALSTDQHAADDAIAKAINFLRMAQNDSGGFASFGLENAESTASVIRGLLACNQDITSWTKNDNNIINALFAFRLANGSFSHLHDGSSSDMATRQVLMAVAALANHGYGNFQLAGRDDGGEQVGTSQVEVRVEGKNHTLKQGSVTVNGTALDALKQLVGENNVKLNQWGMIDNILDESGQTSVISGVDTAWKYYVIRDDQIETTAFSVGPDSYNLQSGDQVIFYIGAYDNTTWVDKTYFPLVKFTRDGQTLTVSVQGQYFDWNINDLATVPVEGATVILNDQPYTAEKGQVKVPLANERSVLYQVYKEHAAGYPELVRTYGQVTITSDGGDIIENNTISVYIQVLGKSKETLFSGTVKMPKEKANPIQALKETGLSYDTRYGGAYVYKIEGLAEDRSSTAGWKFQVNGLIPSVSAIDQVLRDGDDVVWFWAVDANDGELVPVIEFPAAPELTEERKQDIERSREVVRNALKNIAEQINSAPPEHELYHIVELDNSQAVVIKTDSLMSDKEWEQWRAILSANQVVVEQQVKAGVEATISDNAEEVSLYIGNGALAKDTAISIKEKNTTDNVEPSTHSLVSSVYSFTPNDTTFGKPVIIKIKLADGVQAPEDLVLAWYNVKTQSWVPVPTVVNVTAGEVSGLINHFTDFAVLQRNKQPSTFSDVNSDSFGWAEKPIQYLSIKGVVSGGGDNLFHPEQVVTRAEFVSMLARALQLQTDTVTTKFSDVDPNHWCAAEISAAVEAGLISGYHDGTFRPDNPVTREQLAVFLNRVLGLKPLNQQLDFADQADIAPWAWDSVWVAANNQLVMGYADGTFKPKDTANRAETAVFIYRLLKLKPLAS; this is translated from the coding sequence ATGATAAAAAATCGGTTGTTAACCTTAGCGCTGGTACTAACCTTGGTGCTAAACATATTTATAGCGTTGCCTGCAGAGGCGGAAACATTAGATGATGCGTTACAATCACTGGTCAATTACTATCAGCAAAACAAACCGCAACCGGATTATTGGGAAGAGGTTGTGGGGTTAAAGCAGGCTGAGCAGGCTGGTAAAGTTGGTAACTTTGATTTTACCAGCTGGTCAGTTGCCATTAATAAAAATACTGATGCGGTAGAGTATGCCTCAGCTATATTGGCGTTGGTGGCCATTGATGCAGATCCGGAAGCCTATGTAGATCAGATTGGTACAGAAATTAACCTTGTACAATGCTTAATTGACAAACAGCAGGCCAATGGTAGTTTCGGTGGCTCTGTCAACAACACTATTTTTGCCATAACTGCCTTGGATCAGGTTAACACTGACAACTATGAATATGATAAAGTAAAGGCTATTAATTATCTAATTGGTCAACAAAAAGCCGATGGTGGTTTTGCTCTATCTGGCAATGTCGGCGATTCTGATGTGACCGGCATGGCGTTGGTGGCTTTGTCCACTGACCAACATGCTGCTGATGATGCCATAGCAAAGGCCATCAACTTTTTGCGTATGGCACAAAATGATTCGGGAGGTTTTGCCTCCTTTGGTTTGGAAAATGCCGAAAGTACAGCCAGTGTGATCCGCGGATTGCTGGCTTGCAACCAAGATATCACAAGCTGGACTAAAAATGATAATAACATCATTAACGCGCTCTTTGCTTTTAGGCTAGCCAATGGTTCCTTCAGTCATTTACACGATGGTAGCAGCAGTGATATGGCTACTCGGCAAGTATTGATGGCGGTGGCTGCCCTAGCTAATCATGGCTATGGTAATTTTCAGTTGGCTGGCCGTGATGACGGTGGTGAACAGGTTGGCACTTCCCAAGTGGAGGTGAGGGTAGAAGGTAAAAACCATACATTAAAGCAAGGTAGCGTTACAGTAAACGGTACTGCATTGGATGCCTTAAAACAGCTGGTAGGGGAGAATAACGTTAAACTCAATCAATGGGGGATGATAGACAATATCCTGGATGAAAGCGGTCAAACATCGGTAATATCGGGCGTTGATACTGCTTGGAAATATTACGTCATTAGGGATGACCAGATAGAAACCACCGCCTTCTCCGTTGGCCCTGATAGCTATAATTTGCAAAGTGGCGATCAAGTTATCTTTTATATCGGTGCCTATGACAATACCACCTGGGTAGATAAGACCTATTTTCCGCTGGTAAAGTTTACAAGGGATGGACAGACGTTAACAGTATCGGTACAAGGTCAGTATTTTGATTGGAACATTAATGATTTGGCAACGGTGCCTGTGGAGGGGGCCACAGTAATATTAAATGACCAGCCGTACACTGCTGAAAAGGGTCAAGTAAAAGTCCCTCTAGCGAACGAAAGGTCTGTTCTTTACCAAGTATATAAAGAACATGCTGCCGGTTATCCTGAGCTTGTCAGAACCTATGGCCAAGTCACCATAACCAGCGATGGTGGTGACATTATTGAAAACAACACCATCTCAGTATATATACAGGTACTGGGTAAAAGTAAAGAAACACTGTTTTCAGGCACTGTAAAAATGCCCAAAGAAAAAGCAAACCCTATCCAGGCTTTAAAAGAAACGGGCCTTTCCTATGATACCAGGTATGGTGGCGCCTATGTTTACAAAATTGAAGGTTTGGCTGAAGACCGTTCCAGTACTGCCGGCTGGAAATTTCAAGTTAACGGGTTGATTCCTAGTGTTTCAGCAATTGATCAGGTGTTGCGTGATGGGGACGACGTGGTATGGTTTTGGGCAGTTGATGCCAATGATGGAGAATTGGTACCAGTAATAGAGTTTCCCGCAGCTCCGGAATTAACTGAAGAACGCAAACAAGACATTGAGCGATCACGGGAAGTGGTTAGAAATGCACTAAAGAATATTGCAGAACAAATAAATTCTGCGCCGCCAGAACATGAACTTTATCACATAGTAGAGCTGGATAACAGTCAAGCGGTTGTCATTAAAACAGACAGTCTAATGTCCGACAAAGAATGGGAACAGTGGCGCGCAATATTATCAGCTAACCAAGTGGTTGTTGAACAACAAGTTAAAGCTGGTGTTGAAGCCACAATAAGTGATAATGCGGAAGAGGTTAGCTTATATATTGGTAATGGTGCGCTGGCCAAAGACACGGCAATTTCTATAAAGGAAAAAAACACCACTGATAATGTTGAACCCTCAACCCACAGCTTAGTCAGTTCGGTGTATAGTTTTACACCAAACGACACCACCTTTGGTAAACCTGTCATTATAAAAATAAAGCTAGCCGATGGCGTGCAGGCACCGGAGGACCTGGTTTTAGCCTGGTACAATGTAAAAACCCAAAGTTGGGTACCAGTGCCCACAGTGGTCAATGTCACCGCTGGGGAGGTAAGCGGATTGATTAACCACTTCACTGATTTTGCGGTGCTGCAACGGAATAAGCAACCATCAACATTTAGCGATGTGAACAGCGACTCCTTTGGCTGGGCAGAGAAACCCATTCAATATTTGTCTATCAAAGGAGTAGTATCCGGTGGCGGTGACAATTTATTTCACCCCGAACAGGTGGTGACCAGGGCTGAGTTTGTATCTATGCTGGCCCGGGCATTGCAATTGCAAACTGATACCGTGACCACTAAATTCTCCGATGTTGATCCAAACCATTGGTGTGCTGCAGAGATTAGTGCTGCGGTGGAGGCTGGTTTAATCAGTGGATACCATGACGGCACCTTTAGACCAGATAATCCTGTCACCAGAGAACAACTGGCAGTGTTTCTTAATCGGGTTTTGGGTTTAAAACCACTGAACCAGCAACTGGATTTTGCTGACCAGGCGGATATCGCCCCCTGGGCTTGGGATTCCGTTTGGGTAGCGGCAAACAACCAGTTGGTTATGGGATACGCAGATGGCACCTTTAAGCCCAAAGATACTGCCAACCGAGCGGAAACAGCAGTGTTTATTTACCGCCTACTAAAACTAAAACCATTGGCCTCCTAG